In the genome of Gemmatimonadota bacterium, the window ATGTGGGCGTGCATGTCCACGAATCCCGGCATCACGAAGTGCCCGGTCGCATCCAGCTCCCGAGTCGCACCATCGGGCCGGCCCTCGTCGCGAATCCCCACGCCGGGGAAGCCCACGGACCGCACCTCGGCGATGCGGTTTCCTTCGACGACGATGTCGACCGGGCCGATGGGCGGTGAGCCGGTCCCGTCGATGAGCGTCGCTCCCCGGATGATCAGGCGCTCGTACGGTCCTTCACCCTCGTCCGCGGCGCGATCGGGAGCCGCCTCCACCGATTCCTGCTGCGTGAAGGCCACGTCCGGGGCGGCGATGGCCAACGGCAGGAGTAGCCAGAGCGAGCGTCGAAACCACCTCATCGCGATTACCTCATCTCCAGGGAATACAGCCGAGTGTGCGACTCACGCCTCGGGGGCCGGGCGAGACCCGGGGATCGTGCGGATCCACGTGCCGCCCGGCGGGGCGCCGCGGAGCGCGTCCGCGACGACTCCCGGCGCGCGCCCGTCGCCGATCCACGAAGGGGTCCCCTCCGCTGCCATGGCGAGAGCGCTGGACACGCGGTGCGCCATGCCGCCCGTGACGTCCGTCCCGCGGGCGCCACCGACCGACTCCGGGACCTCGCCGCCGTCCGCGGCGATCTCCGGGATCCGCAGGCCCCGCGCGTCCAGGACGCCGTCGGTCTCGCCCAGCCAGAACGCCGACACGATGCGGCAACCGTCCGCGCGAAGCGAGCGCGCAAGCGCGCCGAGGGCCTCTTCCGTCGAGCAGATGCGAGCCATGCCACTCGAGTCCAGCACGACATCGCCGTACACGACCGGCAGCGCGCCCAGCTTTAGCGCGGCGCGCAACGGCCCGGGGTCCCACGACCCCACCGACGCGTCGCCGGCCAGCAGGCACGCGGACGGCGGAAACGACAGCGCGGGCGCGCCGGCTGCCAGGAGTCCGTCCATGACCAGCAGGTGCAGCCGCCGAGCGGCCGCCTGCACCGCCGCCACCGCGGCCGGCGGGACCGCGGTCGAGCGGC includes:
- a CDS encoding isopentenyl phosphate kinase, producing the protein MSDVRLLKLGGSLLTDKGAVERPREETIRRLAEELAVECRREPGSLIVGHGSGSFGHAEAKRRGLEGGRSTAVPPAAVAAVQAAARRLHLLVMDGLLAAGAPALSFPPSACLLAGDASVGSWDPGPLRAALKLGALPVVYGDVVLDSSGMARICSTEEALGALARSLRADGCRIVSAFWLGETDGVLDARGLRIPEIAADGGEVPESVGGARGTDVTGGMAHRVSSALAMAAEGTPSWIGDGRAPGVVADALRGAPPGGTWIRTIPGSRPAPEA